In Pseudosulfitobacter pseudonitzschiae, the sequence ATATCGGCAGCATGATCAGCGTGATTTCGATCCAGTCAAAGAAAAAGCCCATGACAAAAATCATAAGCATCATCATTGCAAGCAAGCCCCAATCGCCAAAAGACAAACTGCGGGCCGTGGTGACAATGAAATGCTCCCCTCCGACCAGACGAAAGACATAGGAGAACGCAGTCGCCCCGACAAAGATGAAAAATAACATCGCAATGGTGCGGGTTGATCCGTCAAGCGCCGAGGCCAGCGCTTCACGGGTTAACCGGCCCCGTACCAGACCCAAGAGCAGCGCCGCAACGACCCCCACGCCAGAGGCTTCGGTCGGGGTGGCAACACCCCCCAGAATAGACCCAAGAACCGCGACAATCAGCAAAAACGGCAAACCAAGCGACACGACCAGTTCGCCCCATCCGTCGAATTTTTCAGTGCCGTCCTTTACCACCCGAGGCGCCATTTCAGGCCGGAGCCAGGCGATCGCGACAAAATAAACCAGATACAGACCCGCAAGCGCGAGGCCCGGCATCAACGCCGCGACAAACAACTTTGCCAGATTCAACGTAAGCAGGTCGCCCATAAAGACAAGCATGATCGACGGAGGAATGAGAATCCCAAGCGTCCCCGCACTTGCAATGGTTCCAGCGGCAAGCGACGATGCGTATGACAATGCGTCAGTCCACGGCATTGGCAGCCTGATCGGAGCGGGCTTTCGCGATGCCCCCCCGATGGCCGCCCCCTTGTCCGAGGTTTTGTTGCTAGACGGGTGTACTGTGTGCGACGGCTCTTGCGTGCAATTGCCGCTGGCCTGTGTGGACCCCGAAGGCACCATCTTCAGCGGCGATCTCAATCGCGGCGAAGGACCGGTTTGCGTGACCTTCGAGCTGTTGGTGATCAAGGAATAAAAGCCGCTTTTGCCGACCCAACGGTAGTGCATTTCTGGGATTTGGTGCCAGATGTGCAGAACGATATATTAAGGTGGGTTGCGCATTTTTCGAGCCCTAACTTGCATAATCCGCTGGATTTCCGCAGTTTGAAAAGGCTTGGAAGATTGAAGTGCTACAACGGGTAGGTCCATAGCACAGCGCTTCGAGCGCTCTTCGGTATTTTTTAAAGCTCGTCGATATCAAACACAAAACTGTCCTCTGCCATCCGGTTCGTGATCAGCGGAATAATATCTTGGCTGATCCGATCGGACGTGGGGTGAAAAAAGCCGGTGTCCTGCAGGGCCTTGCGGACATTGATCCGAGGACCGAGGTAATCAAGAAGAACTTTTGAGGCACCCGGCTTGCGACCGCGCCGCGTCGGGCCGCCGGTCTGAATCCCGACGAGACTTGTCAGGCGGTGTTGATGACTTGGGTACAGCGTCGCTTGGGTTATAGATTTCTTCTCCAGTGTTTCATATTCGACGATGTAGATACGATCCGCCAAATAGAACAGCGCGCCCTCGTATTTGTTCAGACCCATTGATTTTCCGGTATTGGGGTCGCGTAAAACTTCGATGTTCTTCCAGTAATATCTGCCGCTGACCTCGTGGATCGAGGCAAGAGACCGCGTGACCAAACCCTTGTTACCAAAGGAAAAGAAATAGCGGTAGTAAAAGCCAACATACCGATCAAGCTTCTGGCTTTCGCGATATATGCCCTCCAGCTTTTCAAGCGGTTTCTCCAGCGCGGCCGAGTGTTCTGGGACTCGCCTTAGCAAGATCATCTGTTCAAATTTGGGATGCTCCAGCAAAATCTCTGCTTCGGTCACACCGAAAAAGTCGCAGATCTTGCGCATGTTCGCGCGTGAAGGACGCGTCTGGCCTGCGAGATACTTGTTGAATTGCTGACGGTTCATACCCAATCGGCGGCACGCTTCGGCAATCGAGGGCCTATAGCTGCACAGCAGACCGAGATTGATGGCGAAATCATTCTTCATGCGTCCATTCGCACATAGAAGCCAATACAGTGTCAAGTCGCGAATACGAGCGAAATAGCCGAAGCACTTGCGATATGACATGCTTTCACCAAACAACAAGCGATCAGGGAGTGCAAACAATGAAGAAATTCGAACTTTCGCGGCGGGGATTTCTGGCCAGCGGTGTTGCGGTCGGAACCTTGGGACTGGCAGGAGCCTATCCTTTTGGCGCACGGGCGCAGGGAACGGAGCTTTTGCGGCTGCGGCTGGATGGCGACAACCAGATACTCGACCCCGGCTATATGATCGGCGGCACCGAGGTTGAGGCGCAAAAGCAATGTTTGCCTTTTCTGGCGCAGTACACCCGTGACGGCGACACCTTCGGCTGGGAACCAACTTACTATGTGACAAAGCTGGAGCAGCGCGACCCCACGCATATCGACTTTGAACTGACCGAAGGGCTGATCTGGTCGAACGGCTACGGGCCGCTGATGGCGTCGGATGTGAAATACTCCTACGAACGCATGAAAGGCACCGATTGGGGCGGCTATTTCGAGGCGCTCGACCATGTCGAAGTGACCGGCGACCGCACGGG encodes:
- a CDS encoding TRAP transporter large permease, translated to MPWTDALSYASSLAAGTIASAGTLGILIPPSIMLVFMGDLLTLNLAKLFVAALMPGLALAGLYLVYFVAIAWLRPEMAPRVVKDGTEKFDGWGELVVSLGLPFLLIVAVLGSILGGVATPTEASGVGVVAALLLGLVRGRLTREALASALDGSTRTIAMLFFIFVGATAFSYVFRLVGGEHFIVTTARSLSFGDWGLLAMMMLMIFVMGFFFDWIEITLIMLPIFAPIVRTMDFGDHVSSADMIYWFAILVSVNLQTSFLTPPFGFALFYLKGAGGAHVSMAEIYRGIIPFVLIQLCALALFVWQPAIVLWLPNVLLGN
- a CDS encoding helix-turn-helix domain-containing protein, whose product is MKNDFAINLGLLCSYRPSIAEACRRLGMNRQQFNKYLAGQTRPSRANMRKICDFFGVTEAEILLEHPKFEQMILLRRVPEHSAALEKPLEKLEGIYRESQKLDRYVGFYYRYFFSFGNKGLVTRSLASIHEVSGRYYWKNIEVLRDPNTGKSMGLNKYEGALFYLADRIYIVEYETLEKKSITQATLYPSHQHRLTSLVGIQTGGPTRRGRKPGASKVLLDYLGPRINVRKALQDTGFFHPTSDRISQDIIPLITNRMAEDSFVFDIDEL